The following is a genomic window from Neodiprion pinetum isolate iyNeoPine1 chromosome 3, iyNeoPine1.2, whole genome shotgun sequence.
ctTGTTATTATTCCATAATGCAACTATATTATTGTCGAAATATGCGCACGTTGCACCTGCAGCTATACtttaatattacttgaatgttatttcatttactattttccataaaattatttcttctgtTATCCAATATATGTGATGATTTTGAGGCATCGTGTTGCGATACTATAGGTAGCATATTATATCACTGCTACTAGATGCAGCATTGTTAAGTTAAGCTAAGGTATATTACTTAATTTTAcagagaaatttttgcaaGCCTGGCATGTatgtttttcaagtcctcgtTCACCGTGCTCTACTTTTAATACACACAATAATCTCTTCCTATTTTTATTGCTGTACTTCTATGGTCCagatagaaaaatgaaaagtcgctaagagaatgaaaagatttttcaaaaaccaaTGTACACAAAGTGAATGGGGCGTGTTTGTTTTGTGGACTGTTTAGGGCTGAACCAACGGGGGGGCCAAAGATATCGATGCGACGCAGGCGGAGAGGTGGCAGAGCCTCCGAGTAagtaaaacaataaaaaaaaaaagacagagcaaagaaaaaacttAGAAAAACCCGAACgtacttaaaaaaattcctagATATCATTTCAGTCCAGCTTTCCAGACACATCATTAGATCTCCCATTAAATTTccatgtatttattatataccttGTTCCTATCCTGTATTCCTGTTTCCGTTGGTGTACATGCAATTTTTCGAACAGTTTGAAACATTTCATTGAAGCTCTGACCGCCTCTGTGTCCTGTGTCTGTAGATTGTACATGCTATTTTCAAGTGGTGAATTTATCATGAAAAGAGCTTTTTCTGTTCTTCTATGAGTAATATAATTCATACGCAGGCAGTGACTAATCATTAATGTCAGTAGACATAATCTCAGGGTTTAATATTTACTGATGTTTCTCAACGACGGATTTTGCTCGCAAATGTATCTTCGAACAAGCCCtatctattattatcatcattgttactgttattgccattattgaaatatacaattttatgACAAAACTGTCCAATGATACCTGCCTTTCTaatgaatattgaaataattaacttTGATACCCTTATTTGTGCTGTAATTGTGATACATTCTGCTTGTCACAATATTAGCCTGGTAAAATGTGACTGAAAACacttattttcaacattactATTTAGCAGCAGATCAGAGAAACGTGGCTGTACATTAATTAATCTATATACTACCGTAACAATATTGCAAACAATATCTGCTATTGAATACGTGATGTATGAATAAGATCAAAAATAATCCATAGTTTGCATACTTTGATTACTGTATACACCAAGTACCACAGCATATTTACACTTTGTATCGTAATTCATTTTAACTGCAACTATCGAAGACAAGAGTTATACTAAAATTGCTATTCTTTTATGAAGAACGTGAAATTTGATATCGgacatatgtataaaatggtaTTCATAATTTCTTTGATAAGCGTGTACAAACTACGACTTTATTGTTTAATTCCCTAATTATATAAGTGTTCTTCGACATTTATTTTTGCTAATTAACTGGTGAAGGATGTCTTGAACACCTATCGATATGACTGCAAATTCTCCCCGATATTATGTATTTTTAACCATTTCTTCACTAGATATGGAATCAAAGTTGGACGTAAGTCCTCTGCATTGTGGGTCTGTGGTGGTTCACAATCATGCAAGTTTTAACATATTGTGGGCAAAGCTGTTAAGGGACATAGTTGTCTTACAATTTTAacaatgtatataatatctaCTACAtgattgtatatttattttacttttatctCATTATATCAGGACCTCTTATACcattttattttgcaaaacaGTAACTGGTGCCTCAGAAATTCATCTACCTGTTAAGAGTTCCAGCAGCGTAAACAGGATTCAAAGAGAGAATTAAATATTAcaagtatatatttatttgcatCTCTTTTCTTCAtgttaacaaatttttttttcttttctttttctaatcgTGATGTATACATGCATTTATTTTGATGCTTGTATTTCAATGATGGGTTTGAATTATCGTTCGTGCCTACAAGTGGTGATTAATAGTTACTGTTGATGATCATtgtaatgtaaaatatttcccaGAATTATTCAGTGTTATGAAACTGTGCTGAACTCCTAAATTTATGGACCGTTCAAATAATACGTGATCTTTAGCATtataaaccattttttttttcgtcatcaCTGTTTTTTGACATCTTAAAAGCAACACTAGTTAGAAATGCATGATGTTATTAAGAAAGTCTATGAAAATCTCACACACTGTACGTAAGGAAATATACAGGACACGTAACTTCATGTGTTATTCGACTGGTccataaataatcattttcttttagcCCCAAACAGCTATAGTGTTATGTTATTTTTATGTTGTTAATCATAAATGTATTTTGAAGGAGTGGAAATACACTTGTAAGTGTTTGTGAGAGAAACTTATTTCGATACCTAAAAATGAGATTTTCACTCATGTTTCATCATGTGCTTTTTTGATCATCGAACATTCTACACAAACGTGCatcaatattaatttaaatatcatATAAGTTTTGGTAACAGTCAGAAGTAGTGCATCATTTGCTAGAAGCTGTACTTTCTGACTTAGGAATTGAGATACATTGTAGAAGGACTCGTATGCTTTCATCTTTCGCTTAGGAACCAGGCAGAAATGGCGCATACGTGTCGGGGTACCATATCATTGCACGGGGCCTTAATCCATACTGTCGATCCGTGCACCTTTGTTGTGAGCAATGGAGGGACACAGACATTTCATATAAAAGCAGCTACAGAGATTGAACGCCAGCAATGGGTCACTGCGTTGGAATTAGCAAAAGCCAAAGCTATTCAAGCAATGGAGTCAGGTACGTGttgaatttcaacaaaaaacaTGATCTGCATGTTTCAGTCTGTTAATTTGAAGATTCTCTAGTTTCATTTTATAATGAAACAGCTCAAGCAAGAAAGTAACAATAATTTGTTGCTGAAAATATCGCCATAGTTTGCACATTGAAGTGTAAAGtcgaaatttacaaaaagtaAGGGCTGTCTATAGAACCTGACAATGCGATAAAGCAGAAACTACTTTGAGAAACATGTTCTAATTATATAATACTATAGTACACGTTATGCAAGTATCTTTGTTTCAGAAGAAGATGAGGAAGATTATCAAGACAATGACAATCAAAAAGCTGAGCATGCCTCCATCGTTAAAGATCTAACTGACCGCTTGGAAGACTTACAGACTTGTAATGATCTAATAACTAAACGGGGTACTGCGTTGCAGCGGGCTTTGAATGAGCTTGAAACTCTGGATGTTTCGTCTAATGTTTCTCCCAAGATAAAAACAGTTAATGAGCGTGCAGCTCTTTTCCGATTTGCTTCAAGCACGATGATTAATGTATGAACTATGAGCTGTTAGATCAATTCAAAACTGTCTGACCAATTTTACCATTTTAATCATTTCATTCTATTGCAGAAATGTTCCGACTATCTCAATCTTGCCCAACAACAAGGACACAAGTGGCAGAAGTTGTTGCAACATGAACGCGAACAAAAATTACGGTTAGAAGAAATGGTAGAGCAGCTTGCAAGGCAACATTCTCATTTGGAACAAGCAGCTCAGCATGCTTTACCTCCAGCTTCAGGACCTAGTGGACATAGATCTTCTCGTgagtatttatttaattggTATTAACagcttgaatatttttactttaatatcttcaaataatagtaatatatCTATGGTttcatataaatattaaatcaGGCAAGTTTATAACAGTATGCTTTTTCATATACACATGGATCGAATACTTCAGTACGATATTGTTTGAACTTTATTGTAAAAGGTTACTATGGAAGCAAAGGgtattttcatcaaataattaaaaggTCAATTTGGAAATAGATGTCTATCAGAACCTCTAATTTCTTAATTCTATTATCGCAAGACTTATACAAACTTAAGTACGaacaaaaattacataaaaGGAGATAAATTGacagtttcgaaatttttaatattttaacaCCATTATTTTGAAGATCAGCTCGTTTCACATTTCCTAATAATTAACATcagcaaataatttttatgcCTTATACAAGTGTGTTATTTGTACTTTTGTGGTGAAAGTGATTCACAATTATTCCTTTATCAGTTcttaagtgaaaaaaaatgaacaattgaTTGGGTGGTGTGTTGGCAACTTGTTGAATAGATCTGGAATTATCTGAAGCAATGCCTCTAGACGTAGTTCTACTAGTAATTAATAACTCTACGGTTAAAGTTATTCAATCAACAGGTCGTTGCTCTCCACACTTTCTCATTGACAATCATTCCTTCGatagtcgtttttttttcttcccctttCGTAGTATCACTAGTACAAACACGACCTAAGCAGTATACCGATTGAAAAAACGGCGGGGTCGGTAAGTTCTCGTGACATTCGCCAGATGGCGAATGAAGAGAGTTTCCGAGTTCTAGCCATCTTTGCATAGTGACAGCACACAGTAGCGGAAATGTGGGTGGCGGAATGAATGGTTTTACATTTGTACACGCGAGTGTTTTTTGTCTCAGACTTGGAGGGTGTCATTGAGATAGAGTTGGCCTTGCGGGTCACGATTTTCGTGCATTCGTAACGTGTATTTTGGTATTTAGTAATATGTAAGTCAAATTTCATGTGAATAGTTTTGTAGAGGTATTGCTGGAATTTTTGAAGAAGTATTATTGGGACAAAATAGGTAAACCTAAGACCACCTGAGATAACAGTCAAGacctttaaaaaatttgtcacactTGAGATAATTCTAATGTTATACTTTCGATCTAATGACACGTCACTATGTCgtagttggaaaaaatatacctatgtatatacgcatatttttctttcattactTCCTACTTGAGTAGATTAGTTTGACTTAGTTTTTAATCAGGCCAGTATATTTTACAAACTCTGCTTATCATACCTAAATGAAGAATTTTCTCACCAATCTTTACTTTGTAATTTTACTGAGATCTTATATTTCGCGGTTATCTCGTTTGCATATGCCTGGACTAAACTAAGGTTGATATGTCACAGAAAATATGtgtgaaaaagttttgtaaatgttttttctttcattttagtGTTTTAACTtaccacaaaaaaaattgtttagaGTTATTATTCTATACTAGCATGGTGTATAAACTCGTTAACGCTAGAGCTTAGGCATAATTTCTTTACTCAATGTATGTATCTATTTTTGGTGAATTTCGATATTCATCTTATGTCCATTTAAACAGACGCCCCAGTGCATGCCTCTCCGTCGGAGGACGAAGAAGATAACGCTGAGTTCTACGATGCCCAGGAATCAGATACATTTACCTTAAACATTCCTGGAGTAGCAAGTGGACACTCCACATCGAGGGATCGCGATCGTACGGATTCCCAAGGTAGTGATGATGGTTCAAGCTCTGAGGGTGATCCAGCTAATCCATCTCCCGGTCCTGACTCAGCTGCTAATAACTCGTTCCATATTCTGACTGATCCATCTGTTTCGGCATCTAAATCGAGTGATACAAACTCCACAAGCGAACTGGCTACTGTGAGTAATATTGATTCTCTGTTAGACATATACGTCTGATATCTGTGATACacacatttttgttttaataacAATGACTAATGTTGAGTTAAATATGTATCATTGTTTACAGACGGCTTGGAATTCTAACAATGGCACCGAAGCAGCAGCTAGCACCGGGATGACAGTCTCAAAAAGACAACGTCGAACTAGGGTACCTGTTAAACCTAACTATCCACTAAATCTCTGGAGCATAATGAAGAATTGCATCGGAAAAGAACTTTCAAAGATCCCAATGCCTGTAAATTTTTCCGAACCACTCAGTATGTTACAACGCCTTACAGAGGATTATGAATATGCAGAAATACTCGATAGGTATTACAAACCATTGGTTTATCTACATAAGTAAAAAAGACAAGGctctttttctattcatcTTTTGTTATATAATTTTGGCAGTGcatttattctttattttatttatattcttcgTGTGTGTGTCCTTCAAGAGCTGCAGAATGTGAAGATAGTTGCGAACAAATGGCATATGTCGCAGCATTTACGGTTTCAAGTTACTCAACAACAGCTTCTCGAACGGGTAAACCGTTTAACCCTTTGCTAGGTGAGACATATGAATGCGATCGTACTGATGATCTTGGATGGCGAGCTATTTCCGAGCAGGTATCCCATCATCCACCAATGGTTGCACAGTACTGTGAAGGGCGAAAGTGGCGTTGTTGGCAAGAGTTCACAATGGCTTCGAAATTTCGTGGAAAATATCTACAGGTAATTTTTACACtgtggtgaaaatttaattcagaCAATTGTCTGTAAAACATCTGCTTTCATCTAGCTTAATTTGACCAAATTGCTGCATTGATTTAACCTTGACTATTTGACTGGATCGTAGTACTGTTGTATAACTGTATGTATTATGTCGTTTGGAAACTAAACTTCCTGGGGTCTGTGCTAGTGGTCGTGATAAAGAATTCAAAATGGACTTCTTAAAAAGTGGTATATTATTAACTGAGAAAATCCTaggcaataaaatttttacgtaaTCGTCCGTTGTTTTTCTCTATTTGagaatacaataattttaattttagatTCAATAAAAATCACTGAAACGAACTTATGATCGTCCTTCTTGAAGAACATGTGAAATAACTACTAAAATCACggaaaaatattgtggaaacTACAGTGAATCAATGGTTTTGGCATACAAAACTATTTATAtgttaattattacaaattagTATGGTTTATATCTAATTTCATATAATTCTCTATGAAGTTTATTATAACaacattataattataaaatgtagGTTATTCCCTTGGGTACGGCTCATTTAGAGTTCATTGGAACCTCACAGCACTACACATGGAGGAAAGTAACGACCACTGTGCATAATATTATAGTTGGAAAATTGTGGGTTGACCAAAGTGGTGACATGGATATTGTTAACCATCATGACGGTACGAAATGCCATCTGAAGTACATACCATATTCGTACTTTTCGCGCGATAGCCAACGCAAAGTAAAAGGGGTTGTAATGGATGCGAACAACGTTGTTAGATGGGTTGTGCAAGGAACTTGGGATACTAAAATAGAAGTTGCTCCCGTTATAAGTTCTTCCGGCACCCCTGATAATCCTGTTTATAAAACTGGTCCTTACAGTCTTGCTTGGAAACGACGTATGCCGCCGTAAGTAGTacgaattgtttgaaaattatatgcGTTGTTGCCATCGATATATGCTTGCATATTGAAAAGGCAATACTTTGAGATCTACAATTTATCGAATACTGAACACCTAAGCCTTGAGGGAGAGAGGGCCGCTTACGCGAGCTTCAAGTAAAATCAGCAGTCAGTCGCAATCGTGGTCAGTATTCAATAAATGACTTTGTATTGGAAAATGTACTTCCTCGactcaaaataaaaaaaagtcacatGGTTGAAAGCAGCCTTATTCTAATTAACATAAAGGGAAATAGTTTTGACGTAGAATCATGAAATTCTACTTTGTATTCATTCTTTATCTGtaagaatatatttttgcatTAATAGTGAGGACTGTGAGAAATACTACTCATTTACGGAACTGGCTTGTCAGCTGAACGAACCAGAAGATGGTGTTGCACCCACCGATTCACGGCTACGTCCCGATCAACGATTAATGGAGAATGGACTCTGGGATGAGGCGAACGCTCATAAGTTACGGCTAGAGGATAAACAACGAGCAGTTCGACGAAGCCGTGAGGCAGATGCCGAAAAAGCCGCGGCAGAAGGTAAAATCATTTCAGTTATCAACGCAAAGTTGATGATCAAGTTGTTCAAAGTATAaaactttcttttttgaatgctttaaattctatgaattttattgctaTCTTAGTATGTACATTGTTCTTGAATTGCAGGTCTACCATATGAGGGGTACGAGCCCATTTGGTTCAAGAAGCAGAGAGATCAATTTACAGACAGCTTATGTCACATTTATACCGGGGAATACTGGGAATGTAAAAACAAGGGCGACTGGACACGGTGCCCCAACATATTTTAGTTTATCATTTAAACTAATAAATCcaataattcattatttgacGTTTCATTTGTATTGAGAGCTGGAAATTGTTGGGAGGCAATCATATTGAGAGCTAATGAGCGATGGACGAGAAAATAGTGTTAATTGTGCAGGTCGTGTAAAGCCACTTGTCTTTCGCTTATTGTACGATTTATTCGGACTTATAATACATTTACCATAAATCAGTAAGTATGTACCAAATTGTTTGCTACCTGACAGTTACTGTTAAAAGTCTCATTCTTGTGAAGTGAAATAGAAATATGAACTGGAAATCTGACAGTCCCGTCGGAGCctttactttattatttaatcaattataaaCGCAGTTTCATCTAAAATTGGGCATCCTCggtgaatttaaaaacaatttaaaattacagtgtactaaaaacatgaaaatcgATGCCAGTCAAATTCGTTGgagtttgtttgtttgacGAATTTCCTTTGCATCAAGAAATGaactaaaattatttcattggaTTTATAAAAAGTTTCACTGTTTGAAAAGTAGTTTTCGACTTGAAAgttattactttttattttgaatgaattttaccCTTATTAAAATTGCatatagtatttttttttttttttgcgatacTCTTTACTTGGCAACGTCTTGCAGGCtgaaattttaaagaaaagaGGATGCTTAAAATTCCCATGCTGCACAACTAATACATAGTACAGAAACAAATatgatataatttaataaattgaaataaaaataaaggtgGCGTGTGAGCTtccaaaatatttaattaGGGAAGCAACTAGGCTttgtatacaatattattacgAATTTTTCCTGTCCCAGATTTACAtttgttatttaatattattactttattatcaccattattattattactgaaatGAACTTATTGTGTATCCCTATTCCCTGCTGGAATTACATAATAGTGTTGGACTGTTTTCATTAAGACTACATAATTTGAACTTGATTTGTATCAGTATCGGATGAATTGAAAGTAACAGACTGTACGGAATTCATTTGTCCGCTTTCAACTTGTTTACGATCCACTGTTATTTCAATAGTGTCATcacacttacaattagacatgataaattttcaaatcgcaGATTATCCTCGAGATTATCTAGGCtcagaaacgaaaatttcaacatctcTTACATCTATGTATATCAATCAAAGAATTAAGCACCAACGACTGTACTTCAAAGTCGGATGACATTGCCCACCAGCTTTTAACTACAAATTCCTCTCCAATGAATGTCCAAAAATGAACATTTGAATGATTCATATCGTGAGGGTTTGAGGAAATTGAAGCTCGATGAGATTGCCATTTGTCGATCACTAGCTGACACCTTGATAGATCAATGGGTGAttcatcttcaaattttcacaactaCAGATTTCTACTTGCAGTATGTTGTACTGTTATGTTAAATCCGTACGATTATTCCCAGGCTGTAATCTAATTTTAACTGttgataattattgaaaagatGATACATtatctgtatacatataaatacaaaataattattaaatgaataatattaaaaacataaataaataaaaaaatataacgataatCTGGATAGCGAAAATATTTGGATATTAGAGCTTGTATAGTAGGCATtcgttgaagaagaaaaaatacaactGCTTCGCTATATGAAGTTTTTATTCCATGACAAGATTATTGAATATCCTTGATCACAGGTTCATACCAACACCCGCATTCCCCACTTTAGtctcttgacatttttttataaataatgttTTCCTATCGTCaataaaaactaattttattatatgcGCATCGTGCGCGATGTATAAATTagtatacaggtatacatttatacatacgtaaaaATACACGCGTATTTTTTCATGTGTATTTTTAAACTTCCTTACAGCCCGCCGGGCTTTAACATTTCAAATCACTCTGTTGGCTATTTGTGAAAATCAGCATTCGCTTTCTGACGGACAGTTCGTAATAATATTACTAATTACAAGTGTTAAATTCGCATTCGTATTAAACCGGTGCGTATCATTGCAGAAAAATTCACTAATCTTTATCGTGGATGGGGGATTGAAGTTATTTTAAAGCGGCGGATTTACCTGGAAAGCGGACCTACTCATCGTCATACGGCACTAACGTGACGTCACGCGTAGTAATACATTCCACGGCCGAATCACAATGAGTCTTCGAACCTACGCCAATGGGACTGCTTTCGATTGTTGGCGGGCGCCGCCATCTTGGTCAGTGAGCTTGTAAGCAGCCGTCCGAGGAGGTGTCCGTTTTTCGGTGATACGTATCTAGTGCGAATTCTCGAATCCTTTCAGCGACCCCGTGAAATCCGCTAGCATCCAGGATGTCGGAGCGGGAGGACAATGTCTACAAGGCAAAACTGGCCGAGCAGGCAGAACGCTATGACGGTGAGTCgttatttttaacgaaatctTTCGGCTTCCAACAGAAATTCGGTGAAATTCGTCGATGACCTCACGAAAAAACCTTTCCACAGCTAATTATTCCGTGGTCAATTTTTCCGGTTGTTATACTTGACAGACGATGGGCGTCCTCTCATGTATTTGCACACTTTTTTTTGCCACTTATTTCCAAAGAACTGTCAAAATCTAACTTCAAACGTCAGAACTGACAAATTCGCCTACCGCGCGCAATGCCGGTCCCTCGAGGTGACCCTCCCTTTTGCTTCCTACGCGTTTCTCTACTCTTGATCGGCACTTTAATTACAGCAATGAATAATTCTAGAGTTCGTCGTGGTTATGCCTCGTTAATCATAATCCATGCCGAGTGACTCGGGACAACGTTGCTAGGCGTGTAATCGAACGTGCGATAACCGCATTTCGAGTGACGCATAGACATGGGAAGGCAAAGCTTTTAACCGCACGTATCTATCAACTCGTGTCTAGGCATAAAATCCCTCAAACTTATCGGGattatcttcttcttcattggttctttttttcaaccttgtCCCCATGTCGCGTCTCGTCCTATAGAGTTCCatcatttctttattcccGTCCAAAGTAAAGTATGGCTATTCGCTTGGGGACTTTTCCCCCCTCCCGTCTGTGGTGCCTTCAAAAATTACGCTCTACATCTTCGCGCAGTCGTTTACACGCGATATCGCTGTTTCAATTTACAGCATTGCGTTTTAAGTAACAGTACAATAAGAACAAGTCCCGTTTTACGAATTCTTGAAAAGGAACGACGAAAAAAACACTACCATCAACTTTTCCCGATTTCTTTTACCATTGAGAACAATTGCGTATACGCAATGTCGTCTTCTTTGATTACTTCGGCAAATACATGCTATGTAGTAGGCTG
Proteins encoded in this region:
- the Osbp gene encoding oxysterol-binding protein 1 isoform X5 → MECEEFRPTVNVKASRQLGDSYNRNQAEMAHTCRGTISLHGALIHTVDPCTFVVSNGGTQTFHIKAATEIERQQWVTALELAKAKAIQAMESEEDEEDYQDNDNQKAEHASIVKDLTDRLEDLQTCNDLITKRGTALQRALNELETLDVSSNVSPKIKTVNERAALFRFASSTMINKCSDYLNLAQQQGHKWQKLLQHEREQKLRLEEMVEQLARQHSHLEQAAQHALPPASGPSGHRSSHAPVHASPSEDEEDNAEFYDAQESDTFTLNIPGVASGHSTSRDRDRTDSQGSDDGSSSEGDPANPSPGPDSAANNSFHILTDPSVSASKSSDTNSTSELATTAWNSNNGTEAAASTGMTVSKRQRRTRVPVKPNYPLNLWSIMKNCIGKELSKIPMPVNFSEPLSMLQRLTEDYEYAEILDRAAECEDSCEQMAYVAAFTVSSYSTTASRTGKPFNPLLGETYECDRTDDLGWRAISEQVSHHPPMVAQYCEGRKWRCWQEFTMASKFRGKYLQVIPLGTAHLEFIGTSQHYTWRKVTTTVHNIIVGKLWVDQSGDMDIVNHHDGTKCHLKYIPYSYFSRDSQRKVKGVVMDANNVVRWVVQGTWDTKIEVAPVISSSGTPDNPVYKTGPYSLAWKRRMPPEDCEKYYSFTELACQLNEPEDGVAPTDSRLRPDQRLMENGLWDEANAHKLRLEDKQRAVRRSREADAEKAAAEGLPYEGYEPIWFKKQRDQFTDSLCHIYTGEYWECKNKGDWTRCPNIF